One window of the Chryseobacterium camelliae genome contains the following:
- a CDS encoding superoxide dismutase, giving the protein MKILKVAALSAVFAAQFAMAQFKQTPLPYAYDALEGSVDAKTMEIHYTKHAAGYVTNLNKAIAGTPQEKQTLVQILSGVSKLSPAVRNNAGGHYNHELFWTILTPEKNTQPSAQLMKAITATFGSMDVLKEKMSKAGADRFGSGWAWLSVDKGGKLFVSSTPNQDNPLMDVVEEKGTPILGIDVWEHAYYLKYQNKRADYLTAIWNIINWKEVSKRYEDALMKK; this is encoded by the coding sequence ATGAAAATTTTAAAAGTAGCCGCTTTAAGTGCGGTTTTTGCAGCCCAGTTTGCGATGGCGCAATTCAAGCAGACTCCATTGCCGTATGCTTATGATGCTTTGGAAGGATCCGTAGATGCCAAGACGATGGAAATTCACTACACCAAGCATGCAGCAGGGTATGTTACCAACCTGAACAAAGCGATTGCAGGGACCCCTCAGGAAAAACAGACGTTGGTGCAGATCCTCTCAGGAGTATCTAAGCTGAGCCCTGCGGTACGGAATAATGCAGGCGGACACTATAACCACGAATTGTTCTGGACGATTCTTACCCCTGAGAAAAATACCCAGCCATCTGCTCAGCTGATGAAGGCCATTACGGCTACATTCGGAAGCATGGATGTATTAAAGGAGAAAATGAGCAAAGCGGGAGCAGACCGTTTCGGTTCAGGATGGGCATGGCTTTCGGTGGATAAAGGCGGTAAGCTGTTCGTGTCTTCCACACCTAATCAGGATAATCCTCTGATGGATGTCGTGGAAGAGAAGGGGACACCGATCTTAGGAATTGACGTTTGGGAGCATGCGTACTACCTGAAATATCAGAATAAAAGAGCGGATTACCTTACAGCCATCTGGAACATCATCAACTGGAAGGAAGTGAGCAAAAGGTATGAAGATGCCCTGATGAAAAAATAA
- a CDS encoding SCO family protein produces the protein MSASKKKASNAKNKIIIPLVVFALLFVGIGVGMSYFRNSLYTVMKVPDFELTDQNSKKVTPKDMLGKVYLVEFFYSRCPTICPVMNSNMKFINNEIKNPDFGILSISIDPDHDTPETLRQHAAGLGVHSPDWRFLTGDRAYIGKLADQFNIYVGDQEDQAESLNHSGMIALVDREGNIRCRYNKDHMPILYYSGLNYADADGKTPDLRGKYHPDREKLIEDIRKLLQ, from the coding sequence ATGTCAGCAAGTAAAAAGAAAGCCAGTAATGCCAAAAATAAGATCATCATTCCTCTGGTGGTTTTTGCACTGCTGTTTGTCGGAATCGGGGTTGGCATGAGTTATTTCAGGAACAGCTTATATACCGTGATGAAAGTGCCGGATTTTGAACTGACGGACCAGAACAGTAAAAAGGTCACTCCGAAAGATATGTTGGGGAAAGTATACCTTGTTGAGTTTTTTTACAGCCGCTGTCCTACCATCTGCCCGGTCATGAACAGCAATATGAAGTTCATTAACAATGAGATTAAAAATCCGGATTTCGGGATTCTTTCCATAAGCATAGATCCGGATCATGATACTCCGGAAACCCTGCGCCAGCACGCCGCGGGCCTGGGAGTTCATTCCCCGGACTGGCGTTTCCTTACCGGCGACAGGGCGTATATCGGAAAACTGGCAGATCAGTTCAATATTTATGTCGGTGACCAGGAAGATCAGGCGGAAAGCCTAAATCACAGCGGAATGATTGCGCTGGTCGACCGTGAAGGCAACATCCGCTGCCGGTATAATAAAGATCATATGCCGATCCTCTATTACTCTGGCCTGAATTATGCCGATGCCGATGGGAAAACACCCGATTTGCGTGGGAAATACCATCCTGACCGTGAAAAGCTGATCGAGGATATTAGAAAATTACTTCAGTAA
- a CDS encoding cytochrome-c peroxidase translates to MYTMIKVIQPFRSRRQPLLRILFAVLMMVMNSCSDEFEGEPVNRNEAYPLEIPGNFPEMTFDLTGNPVTVNGVALGKKLFYDGRLSGNNTISCGFCHIQEYAFTHHGHTVSHGINDRLGIRNAPPIQNMAFLKNYTWDGVSHNLDERSLVPITTDFEMDSNMPEVVSKLNADSQYKRLFKEAFGEEQITGKKILQALSQFMVTMISADSKYDRYKKGLTDFTADEKQGMALFNNKCASCHSGELFTDQTFRNTGMYYNPQLDDRGRYRVTLDWNDNMKFRVPSLRNVEYTAPYMHDGRLYTLDAVLNFYSDHVENQPNLDPQLKQNGTVGIPMTGQEKQLIIAFLKTLSDQNFISNPKFSE, encoded by the coding sequence ATGTACACAATGATTAAAGTGATCCAACCGTTCCGGAGCAGGAGACAACCCCTGCTCCGGATATTATTTGCCGTTCTGATGATGGTTATGAATTCCTGTTCCGATGAGTTTGAAGGAGAACCCGTCAACCGGAATGAAGCCTATCCCCTGGAAATACCGGGAAATTTTCCGGAGATGACATTTGACCTCACCGGTAATCCGGTAACCGTGAATGGAGTGGCATTGGGTAAAAAGCTGTTCTACGACGGAAGGCTGTCGGGGAACAATACCATTTCCTGCGGATTCTGCCATATTCAGGAATATGCGTTTACCCATCACGGACATACGGTCAGCCATGGCATCAACGACAGGCTGGGAATACGCAATGCTCCCCCGATACAGAATATGGCCTTCCTGAAGAACTATACCTGGGACGGTGTCAGCCACAATCTGGATGAGCGTTCGCTGGTTCCCATAACCACAGATTTCGAAATGGACAGCAATATGCCGGAAGTAGTTTCAAAACTGAATGCAGACTCGCAGTACAAAAGATTGTTCAAAGAAGCATTCGGAGAAGAACAGATTACAGGAAAAAAAATATTGCAGGCTTTATCACAGTTTATGGTGACCATGATTTCTGCGGACTCAAAATATGACCGCTACAAGAAAGGCCTGACTGATTTTACTGCTGATGAAAAGCAGGGAATGGCATTGTTTAACAATAAATGTGCTTCATGTCATTCGGGGGAACTGTTTACGGACCAGACCTTCAGGAACACGGGAATGTACTATAATCCCCAGCTGGATGACCGGGGAAGGTACAGGGTTACGCTGGACTGGAATGACAACATGAAATTCAGGGTGCCCAGCCTCAGGAATGTTGAATACACCGCGCCGTATATGCATGACGGCCGGCTGTATACACTGGATGCGGTCTTAAACTTTTATTCCGATCATGTGGAAAACCAGCCCAACCTCGATCCGCAGCTGAAACAGAACGGAACAGTCGGAATTCCGATGACCGGCCAGGAAAAGCAATTGATTATTGCATTCCTGAAAACCCTTTCAGACCAGAATTTTATTTCCAATCCTAAATTTTCAGAATAA
- a CDS encoding IS1 family transposase — protein MTENHSSCIRFSDARICRYCYCCSIIKNGTTKTGKQQYFCKNCRKRFIAFYTYQAYRDNINALIIRFTKEGLGIRSTARLLSISTTTLLKRITAIADHMVPPKISFGQSYELDELRFFIGSKRNPMWLAYAFQKTTKQIVRFHVGKRTNKTLSHVIKTLIHSRPEKIYTNQLRNYQFLIPKAIHSTRRFGTNSIERSNLTTRTHLKRFNRRSICFTKSIQILNAVLKIYFWDTTYIR, from the coding sequence ATGACTGAGAATCATTCCTCGTGTATCAGATTTAGTGATGCACGGATTTGCAGGTACTGCTATTGCTGCAGCATCATAAAAAACGGGACTACAAAAACCGGAAAGCAGCAGTACTTCTGTAAAAACTGCCGTAAAAGATTCATAGCCTTTTACACCTACCAAGCTTACAGGGACAATATAAATGCCCTGATCATTCGATTTACAAAAGAAGGTTTAGGAATAAGGAGCACTGCAAGATTATTATCCATATCAACCACTACGCTGCTTAAGAGGATTACTGCTATTGCAGATCATATGGTGCCTCCTAAGATTTCTTTTGGACAATCTTATGAATTGGATGAACTAAGATTTTTCATAGGCAGTAAAAGAAATCCGATGTGGCTTGCCTATGCCTTTCAAAAAACGACAAAGCAAATCGTCCGTTTTCATGTTGGAAAAAGGACCAACAAAACTTTAAGCCATGTCATTAAGACTTTAATCCATTCCAGGCCGGAAAAAATATATACCAATCAATTGAGGAACTATCAGTTTTTGATTCCTAAAGCCATTCATTCAACCCGGAGATTTGGTACCAATTCTATTGAAAGATCCAATCTTACAACCCGGACCCATCTTAAGAGGTTTAACAGGCGAAGCATCTGCTTTACTAAAAGTATACAGATCCTAAATGCAGTATTGAAAATTTATTTTTGGGATACCACCTATATCAGGTAA
- a CDS encoding type II 3-dehydroquinate dehydratase: protein MKILIVNGPNLNLLGTREPEIYGTVSMEDYLERLRGEFTSYDILYYQSNIEGEIINRLQEDDFDALIINPGAFTHYSYAIADCLKNIRQQKIEVHISNIYTREEFRQKSVTAAQSDAVLSGFGMEGYRLAVLGLK, encoded by the coding sequence ATGAAAATCCTTATCGTCAACGGACCCAATCTCAATCTTTTAGGCACCCGGGAACCTGAAATCTACGGGACAGTATCCATGGAAGACTACCTGGAGCGGCTGAGAGGTGAATTTACCTCTTATGATATCCTGTATTACCAGTCCAATATTGAGGGGGAGATCATCAATCGGCTTCAGGAGGATGATTTTGATGCCCTTATCATCAATCCGGGGGCATTTACGCATTATTCATATGCTATTGCGGACTGTTTAAAAAACATCCGGCAGCAAAAGATCGAAGTGCATATCAGCAATATCTATACAAGAGAGGAGTTCCGTCAGAAATCTGTGACAGCAGCACAGTCTGATGCGGTTTTGTCCGGTTTCGGAATGGAGGGATACCGGCTGGCTGTCCTGGGGTTAAAATGA
- the rpsT gene encoding 30S ribosomal protein S20 — protein sequence MANHKSALKRIRQNEVRRLRNRYYHKTARTALKALRNEEDKAVAAEQLPKVISLLDRLAKKNIIHKNKAANLKSKLTKHVNKLA from the coding sequence ATGGCAAATCATAAATCAGCATTAAAAAGAATCAGACAAAACGAAGTAAGAAGACTTCGTAACAGATACTACCACAAGACTGCTAGAACAGCCCTGAAGGCGTTAAGAAATGAAGAAGATAAAGCTGTTGCTGCAGAACAATTGCCAAAAGTAATCTCTTTGTTGGATCGATTAGCGAAGAAAAATATCATCCACAAAAACAAAGCAGCTAACTTAAAAAGCAAATTGACTAAGCACGTTAATAAACTGGCTTAA
- a CDS encoding N-acetylmuramoyl-L-alanine amidase family protein — protein MYKQNFKIILSFLLILLSNFIFSQKKFTIVLDAGHGGSDHGANRSYNDIGRVAEKDITLAIVLKLGSMLEKNKDFKVIYTRKIDEYPSLSDRTNLANRSKADLFVSVHCNASGRSGPYGTETYVQGPDQNDTNLEVAKRENDVIYLDEKDKQTFGSYDPGSPESLIALKLQQSKYLESSLLLGGFVENNFVNKDKRFSRGVFQKNLHVLRMNAMPSVLIETGFINHPEESHYLASDRGQEEIASSIYDAIISYKKAVDRKSGGPIAVRKPEPEKPAEVPLKNDFRILLMSSPTKFNDGDPALKGLNYILEIKENGQYKYYYGVTNMASVRDINLKTAKDAGFRNAFAVGFMPNQKLSSGYYTIELHAGEKLNGNSPILLAYKNAERNKENGVFYYTYGKVYTLEDAVKLQKEIEAKGIRNTVIQKVYK, from the coding sequence ATGTACAAACAAAATTTTAAAATAATTTTATCATTTCTCCTTATACTCCTTAGCAACTTTATTTTTTCCCAAAAAAAATTCACTATTGTTCTTGATGCAGGACACGGAGGAAGCGATCACGGAGCGAACAGATCGTATAATGATATTGGACGGGTCGCTGAAAAAGACATTACCCTTGCCATTGTCCTGAAGCTGGGAAGCATGCTTGAAAAAAACAAGGATTTCAAAGTAATCTATACGCGGAAAATCGATGAATACCCCTCTTTATCAGACAGGACTAACCTTGCCAACAGGAGCAAAGCAGACTTATTTGTATCGGTCCATTGTAATGCTTCCGGCAGATCCGGACCTTATGGGACAGAAACCTATGTACAGGGGCCGGACCAGAACGACACCAATCTGGAAGTGGCAAAAAGAGAGAACGACGTGATCTATCTGGATGAAAAAGATAAGCAGACTTTTGGCTCTTACGATCCGGGATCTCCGGAATCCCTGATTGCGCTAAAGCTCCAGCAAAGCAAATACCTTGAATCCAGCTTACTGCTGGGAGGGTTTGTGGAAAATAATTTCGTCAATAAAGACAAAAGGTTTTCGAGAGGAGTATTCCAGAAAAACTTACACGTGCTCCGGATGAATGCCATGCCTTCCGTGCTTATTGAAACGGGATTCATCAACCACCCGGAAGAGAGCCATTACCTGGCCTCAGACAGAGGTCAGGAAGAGATCGCATCCAGTATCTACGATGCGATCATCAGTTATAAAAAAGCGGTAGACCGAAAATCCGGCGGACCAATAGCTGTAAGAAAGCCTGAACCTGAGAAACCTGCAGAAGTTCCGTTAAAGAATGATTTCAGGATCTTACTGATGAGCTCCCCGACAAAGTTCAATGATGGCGATCCGGCTCTGAAAGGCCTGAACTATATTCTTGAAATCAAGGAAAACGGACAGTACAAATACTATTATGGTGTCACCAACATGGCTTCCGTAAGGGATATCAATCTGAAAACCGCAAAGGATGCAGGATTCAGGAATGCGTTTGCCGTAGGATTTATGCCGAACCAAAAGCTGAGCAGCGGATACTATACCATTGAGCTGCATGCAGGCGAAAAACTGAACGGTAACTCCCCTATCCTGCTGGCCTATAAAAATGCCGAACGAAATAAAGAAAACGGGGTATTCTATTATACGTACGGAAAGGTCTATACCCTGGAAGATGCTGTAAAACTGCAGAAAGAAATTGAGGCCAAGGGCATCAGGAATACGGTAATCCAAAAAGTTTATAAATAA
- a CDS encoding heavy metal translocating P-type ATPase: MEQCCSTKPKETHNHSEHTGHDHDHDHSHDTVGKSPLQMFMPALISFAILLSGIALDHFLHPQWFSGWVRLVWYLIAYIPVGFPVLKEAWQSIRHGDVFSEFFLMGVATVGAFAIGEYPEGVAVMLFYSVGEVFQAMAVTRATTNIKSLLDQRPDEVVVIRDSRTQIVKAETVQVGEIIQLKSGEKLGLDGELLSEKASFNTSALTGESKPDTKTKGEAVLAGMINLNTVSQVRVTAAYQDSKLSKILELVQNATAQKAPTELFIRKFAKIYTPIVVFLAVAITFLPYFFVTEYIFRDWLYRALVFLVISCPCALVISIPLGYFGGIGAGSRNGILIKGSSFLDRLATIQDVVMDKTGTLTEGVFKVQSANFTEGTDAAEIVKMVNILESKSTHPVATAIHQYAGETDHSIVPEEVEEIAGYGMKAKINGKDLLVGNFRLMDKFGIPYHIDGQNEAYTLIAVAYDHHFAGYFTIADTVKPDAKTAIDQLKALKIRPTMLSGDKSSVVRHVATELGITNAFGDLLPEDKVNKVKEIKSGNRSVAFVGDGVNDAPVVALSDVGIAMGGLGSDATIETADIVIQDDKPGKIPMAIAIGKQTKKIVWQNITLAFVVKAVVLILGAGGIANMWEAVFADVGVALLAIVNAVRIQRMDFKAS; encoded by the coding sequence ATGGAACAATGCTGCAGCACAAAACCAAAAGAGACACACAACCATTCCGAACATACAGGCCATGATCATGATCATGACCATTCTCATGATACTGTCGGGAAATCACCACTTCAGATGTTTATGCCTGCCCTGATTTCCTTCGCGATTCTGCTGTCGGGAATAGCGTTAGATCATTTTTTACATCCTCAATGGTTCTCGGGATGGGTACGGCTGGTCTGGTATCTCATAGCCTATATTCCTGTAGGATTTCCGGTATTGAAAGAAGCTTGGCAAAGCATCAGACACGGTGATGTTTTTTCAGAGTTTTTCCTGATGGGTGTAGCTACCGTAGGCGCCTTTGCCATTGGGGAATACCCGGAAGGCGTTGCTGTAATGTTATTTTATTCTGTAGGGGAAGTCTTCCAGGCCATGGCTGTGACGCGTGCAACCACCAATATAAAATCCCTTTTGGACCAGCGTCCTGATGAAGTGGTGGTCATCAGGGATTCGCGTACACAAATTGTGAAAGCAGAAACGGTACAGGTAGGAGAGATTATCCAGCTGAAATCCGGAGAAAAACTGGGGCTGGATGGGGAGCTCCTTTCGGAAAAAGCATCCTTCAATACCTCTGCCCTGACCGGGGAAAGCAAGCCCGACACCAAAACAAAAGGAGAGGCAGTTCTGGCAGGAATGATTAATCTTAACACGGTCAGCCAGGTTAGGGTTACTGCTGCTTATCAAGACAGTAAATTAAGCAAGATCCTGGAACTCGTACAGAACGCTACCGCTCAGAAAGCACCTACAGAACTTTTTATCAGGAAGTTTGCTAAAATATACACGCCGATTGTCGTCTTCCTGGCTGTAGCCATTACTTTTCTGCCCTATTTCTTTGTGACGGAGTACATATTCAGGGACTGGCTGTACAGGGCATTGGTATTCCTTGTTATTTCATGTCCGTGTGCGCTGGTGATTTCGATTCCGTTAGGATATTTCGGTGGAATAGGAGCCGGGAGCCGGAACGGTATCCTGATCAAGGGAAGCAGCTTCCTGGACAGGCTTGCCACCATTCAGGATGTGGTCATGGATAAAACAGGAACGCTGACGGAAGGGGTTTTCAAAGTACAGTCTGCCAATTTTACGGAAGGAACCGATGCTGCCGAAATAGTGAAGATGGTGAATATCCTCGAGAGTAAGAGTACACATCCTGTGGCTACGGCAATCCATCAGTATGCGGGAGAAACAGACCACTCCATTGTTCCGGAGGAGGTGGAAGAAATAGCAGGATACGGTATGAAAGCTAAGATTAACGGAAAAGATCTGTTGGTAGGGAACTTCAGGCTGATGGATAAGTTCGGGATCCCTTATCATATCGATGGGCAGAATGAAGCCTATACGCTGATTGCAGTAGCTTATGATCATCATTTTGCCGGCTATTTTACGATTGCAGATACGGTTAAACCTGATGCCAAAACAGCCATTGATCAGCTGAAGGCTCTAAAGATCAGGCCCACAATGCTCAGCGGAGATAAATCTTCAGTCGTCAGGCATGTCGCCACCGAACTGGGTATCACCAATGCATTTGGAGACCTTCTACCGGAGGATAAAGTGAATAAAGTAAAAGAAATCAAATCTGGTAACAGAAGTGTTGCTTTCGTTGGAGATGGGGTAAATGATGCTCCGGTAGTCGCCTTGAGCGATGTGGGGATTGCTATGGGCGGATTAGGGAGTGATGCGACCATAGAAACGGCAGATATCGTTATCCAGGATGATAAACCCGGGAAAATTCCTATGGCCATTGCCATTGGGAAGCAGACAAAAAAAATTGTCTGGCAGAATATTACCCTGGCATTTGTTGTGAAAGCCGTTGTGCTGATCCTGGGAGCCGGGGGAATCGCCAATATGTGGGAAGCCGTATTTGCAGATGTAGGTGTGGCATTGCTGGCAATTGTGAATGCCGTACGCATCCAGAGGATGGATTTTAAAGCATCATAA
- a CDS encoding YHS domain-containing protein yields the protein MKKHIFLTLLTSVSLYACAQEAPKVKHKKTVTLSAQELKNIKVVNAEDPVCHMKTAEFLKDTAVYKHKTYGFCSASCKEEFKKSPAKYVSK from the coding sequence ATGAAAAAACATATTTTTCTGACGCTTCTGACGTCAGTATCATTATATGCCTGTGCTCAGGAGGCGCCCAAAGTAAAACATAAAAAAACCGTGACCCTGTCTGCGCAGGAGCTTAAGAATATAAAAGTTGTCAATGCCGAAGATCCGGTATGCCATATGAAAACGGCCGAATTCCTTAAAGATACAGCCGTTTATAAACATAAAACGTACGGTTTTTGCAGTGCTTCGTGCAAAGAAGAATTTAAAAAAAGCCCCGCTAAATATGTCAGCAAGTAA
- a CDS encoding MbnP family protein, with the protein MKIYKFLSLFFMALSLITISSCSTHDEDDPADATPGKLQLKFENGFSNLGGIVINQTTQISSSGQKHQFSTLKYIISNIVLIDENGAEFKYHNNDPDHGAFIIDQAEAIAGINYINLNEIPKNNYKKIRFGLGISQSAYLLGQGGQGEFWAKAKTAGMTWSWAAGYIFTKLEGKYGSASADTAFMNHCGNMGNVTANNTPDLYREITLDLPVKARVTASITPSIHMLADFNQYLSGATPLTLNSSNDMAMGSSQHLVNITNNLTAMFKVDHVHND; encoded by the coding sequence ATGAAAATTTATAAATTTTTATCGCTATTCTTCATGGCTTTGAGCCTAATCACGATCAGTTCATGCAGCACCCATGATGAAGACGACCCTGCCGATGCAACGCCGGGAAAACTGCAGCTTAAATTTGAGAACGGTTTCAGCAACCTCGGAGGTATTGTGATCAATCAGACTACCCAGATATCTTCTTCCGGCCAGAAACATCAGTTTTCGACCCTCAAATATATCATCAGCAATATTGTATTGATCGATGAGAACGGAGCGGAATTTAAATACCATAACAACGATCCGGATCATGGAGCTTTTATTATTGACCAGGCAGAAGCCATCGCCGGTATCAACTATATCAACCTTAATGAAATTCCTAAAAATAATTATAAGAAGATCAGGTTCGGGCTTGGAATAAGCCAGTCGGCATACCTTTTAGGCCAGGGCGGGCAGGGAGAATTCTGGGCCAAAGCAAAAACGGCCGGGATGACCTGGTCATGGGCGGCAGGGTATATCTTCACGAAACTGGAAGGGAAGTACGGAAGTGCATCCGCTGATACGGCTTTTATGAACCATTGCGGAAATATGGGCAATGTGACGGCGAACAATACACCTGATCTGTACCGTGAAATTACTTTGGACCTTCCGGTAAAAGCGAGAGTGACGGCTTCCATTACCCCATCTATCCATATGCTGGCGGATTTCAATCAGTACCTAAGCGGAGCAACTCCTCTTACACTGAACAGCTCCAATGATATGGCGATGGGCTCCAGTCAGCACCTGGTGAATATCACCAATAACCTGACGGCCATGTTCAAAGTAGATCATGTACACAATGATTAA
- a CDS encoding transporter, whose product MKKFIIAMSCLWGSFAFAGEIHDSIAIYKNSFNDIALDDCDACGCAAGNGSSGFESLLNPQFIGVKYFAQHYKAKENLFVKDLTQDQYFNTLQLWGRIPVTEKLSLYASVPFHFHDKKTLQGDIRISGIGDMNLMGIYSILKSEAQVHQLNAGAGIKIPLGRFDEKGISGVNPSFQLGTGSWDYQVVLNYQYRKGNAAVILNTDYTVKTENKKHYRFGNQWNYAATGFYQLLNRKDMIFSLKTGLQGEIYDGNRQFSESLPNTAGSALYGKLGFEAAYKRFSLGSEVMLPAYSHLAGGDIEAKSRFSIFLNIGI is encoded by the coding sequence ATGAAAAAGTTCATCATCGCAATGAGCTGTTTGTGGGGAAGCTTCGCCTTTGCCGGAGAGATCCATGACAGCATTGCCATATACAAAAATAGTTTTAACGATATTGCCCTTGACGACTGTGATGCCTGCGGCTGTGCTGCGGGAAACGGATCATCGGGATTCGAATCACTGCTCAATCCGCAGTTTATCGGAGTCAAGTATTTCGCACAGCATTATAAAGCCAAAGAGAATCTTTTTGTAAAGGATCTTACCCAGGATCAGTATTTCAATACCCTTCAACTGTGGGGCAGGATACCCGTCACTGAAAAGCTGAGCCTATATGCCAGCGTGCCGTTTCACTTCCATGATAAGAAAACCTTGCAGGGAGACATCAGGATCAGTGGGATAGGCGATATGAACCTGATGGGGATTTACAGCATCCTGAAATCTGAAGCCCAAGTGCACCAGCTGAATGCCGGAGCTGGTATAAAAATACCTTTGGGCAGGTTTGATGAAAAGGGAATTTCAGGGGTGAATCCGAGTTTCCAACTGGGGACGGGCAGTTGGGATTATCAGGTGGTGCTGAATTACCAGTACCGCAAAGGGAATGCTGCTGTCATCCTCAATACGGATTATACGGTGAAAACCGAAAATAAAAAGCACTACCGGTTCGGAAACCAATGGAATTATGCCGCGACGGGATTTTATCAGCTCCTGAACAGGAAAGACATGATCTTTTCTTTGAAAACAGGCCTGCAGGGTGAAATCTATGACGGCAACCGTCAGTTTTCAGAATCATTGCCCAATACCGCCGGAAGTGCACTCTATGGAAAGCTGGGATTTGAAGCGGCTTATAAAAGATTCAGCCTGGGCAGTGAAGTCATGCTTCCGGCTTATTCCCATCTTGCGGGAGGTGATATTGAAGCCAAATCAAGGTTCAGTATTTTCCTGAACATCGGAATTTAA
- a CDS encoding Fur family transcriptional regulator produces the protein MKQDIENKLIGKNTRPTSMRILIYDFLSSQQAALSLSEIENHFDHADRTTIYRTLKTFEEKGIVHGIQENATTKYKLCHDGCDENTHKDWHLHFYCKICQQTTCKEDISFPENMRTDFRIDEIRLFAKGICENCLESLQ, from the coding sequence ATGAAACAAGACATCGAAAATAAGCTGATCGGTAAAAATACCAGGCCTACCAGCATGAGGATCCTGATCTACGACTTTCTGAGTTCCCAGCAAGCTGCCTTATCATTGTCTGAAATTGAAAATCACTTTGACCACGCAGACAGGACAACCATTTACAGGACACTAAAGACTTTTGAAGAAAAAGGCATTGTACACGGCATTCAGGAAAATGCCACGACCAAATATAAGCTTTGCCACGACGGCTGCGATGAAAATACCCATAAAGACTGGCACCTTCATTTTTACTGTAAAATCTGCCAGCAGACTACCTGTAAAGAAGATATCTCCTTTCCTGAAAATATGCGCACCGATTTCCGGATTGACGAAATCAGGCTGTTTGCCAAAGGCATCTGTGAAAATTGCCTGGAAAGTTTGCAATAG